One Capra hircus breed San Clemente chromosome 29, ASM170441v1, whole genome shotgun sequence genomic region harbors:
- the VSIG2 gene encoding V-set and immunoglobulin domain-containing protein 2: protein MAWLPGCFLCRFLLGWVGLSAPGLAVEVKVPSEPLSAPVGKTVELTCSYSTSVGDNFALEWSFVQPGKPVSTSQPILYFTNGQLYPTGSKAKRASLLQNPPTGGVATLKLTDVRPSDAGTYLCHVNNPPDFYTNGLGLINLTVLVPPSRPSCSQSGQTSVGGSAALKCSSSTGAPKPVYNWIRLGASPTPSPGSMVQDEVSGQLILTNLSLASSGTYRCVATNQMGSASCELTLSVTDPSKGRVAGTVIGVLLGVLFLSVAVFCLIRFQKERRKRPKETFGGSDLREDAVAPGVSEQPLESEDSSNGLLERPSSASTVTTKSKLPMVV, encoded by the exons ATGGCCTGGCTCCCAGGGTGCTTCCTCTGCAGGTTCCTGCTGGGCTGGGTCGGCTTGAGTG CCCCCGGGTTGGCCGTGGAGGTGAAGGTGCCCTCCGAGCCCCTGAGCGCACCGGTGGGCAAGACTGTGGAGCTGACCTGCAGCTATAGCACCTCGGTGGGAGACAACTTTGCCCTGGAGTGGAGCTTCGTGcagcctgggaagcctgtttccaCGTCCCAACCG ATCCTGTACTTCACCAATGGCCAGCTCTACCCAACTGGTTCTAAGGCAAAGAGGGCCAGCCTGCTTCAGAACCCCCCCACGGGAGGAGTGGCCACCCTGAAACTGACCGATGTCCGCCCCTCAGACGCTGGAACCTACCTCTGCCATGTTAACAACCCGCCAGATTTCTACACCAATGGGTTGGGGCTAATCAACCTTACCGTGCTGG TGCCCCCTAGTAGACCCTCATGCAGTCAGAGTGGTCAGACCTCCGTGGGGGGCTCTGCTGCGCTCAAATGCAGCTCTTCTACGGGAGCCCCCAAGCCTGTGTACAACTGGATCCGCCTTGGAGCTTCTCCTACACCTTCCCCTGGCAGCATGGTGCAAG ATGAGGTGTCTGGCCAGCTCATTCTCACCAATCTCTCCCTGGCTTCCTCGGGCACCTACCGCTGTGTGGCCACCAACCAGATGGGCAGTGCGTCCTGTGAGCTGACCCTCTCTGTGACTG ACCCTTCCAAAGGCCGAGTGGCTGGGACTGTGATTGGGGTACTCCTGGGTGTGCTGTTCCTGTCCGTGGCTGTGTTCTGCCTGATAAGGTtccagaaagaaaggaggaagaggcCCAAGGAGACATTCGGGGGGAGTGACCTACG GGAGGACGCCGTGGCACCTGGGGTTTCTGAGCAACCTTTGGAAAGCGAAGATTCTAGCAATGGGCTCCTGGAGAGACCCTCCTCTGCCAGCACGGTGACGACCAAGTCCAAGCTCCCTATGGTTGTCTGA
- the ESAM gene encoding endothelial cell-selective adhesion molecule: protein MISLPGSPATSLLRVLFLGLTTLASPLRAQMEVHVSTSLTKLQAVEGAEVVLPAWYSLHGELSPTKPKPWEVPTVMWFFLEGKDKNMSQVLTYIGQVTMSEPRASLVHSMPSRNVSLRLRDLQEKDSGSYLCFVNLQDNQGTVKGQSSKHLELNVLVPPAPPSCHLRGVAHVGTNVTLSCQSPRSKPTAQYQWVRSPPSSQVFFAPVLDAIHGSLSLKNLSTSMSGVYVCKAHNEVGSAQCNVTLTVSTGPRATVVAGAVVGTMVGLGLLAGLVLLYQHRGKALEEPANDIKEDAIAPRTLPWPKGSDTISKNGTLSSVTSARALRPPQGPSRLGALTPTPSLSSQVLPSPRLPRTEGAHPQPISPGPGGVSSSALSRMGAVPVMVPAQSQAGSLV from the exons ATGATTTCCTTGCCCGGGTCTCCTGCGACCAGCTTGCTGCGGGTTTTGTTTCTGGGGCTGACTACTCTCG cGTCCCCCTTGCGGGCCCAGATGGAGGTGCACGTGTCCACCAGCCTCACGAAGCTACAGGCGGTGGAGGGAGCGGAAGTGGTGCTCCCAGCGTGGTACAGCCTGCATGGGGAACTGTCTCCGACCAAGCCCAAGCCTTGGGAGGTGCCCACCGTGATGTGGTTCTTCCTAGAAGGGAAGGATAAGAATATGAGCCAG GTGTTGACATACATCGGTCAGGTCACAATGAGTGAGCCTCGAGCATCCCTGGTCCACTCCATGCCCTCCCGGAACGTGTCACTGCGGCTGCGGGACCTGCAGGAGAAAGACTCTGGGTCCTACCTCTGTTTTGTGAACTTGCAAGACAATCAAGGCACTGTTAAAGGTCAAAGCAGCAAACATTTAGAGCTGAATGTGCTGG TCCCTCCGGCTCCTCCATCCTGCCATCTCCGCGGTGTGGCCCACGTGGGGACCAACGTGACCCTGAGCTGCCAGTCCCCAAGGAGTAAGCCCACTGCCCAGTACCAGTGGGTGCGGTCACCCCCATCCTCCCAGGTTTTTTTTGCACCTGTTTTAG ATGCCATCCACGGGTCTTTAAGCCTCAAAAACCTGTCCACTTCCATGTCTGGAGTGTATGTCTGCAAGGCCCACAATGAGGTGGGCAGTGCCCAGTGCAATGTGACCCTgactgtgagcacag GGCCCAGGGCTACGGTGGTTGCCGGAGCTGTCGTGGGCACCATGGTCGGACTGGGGCTGCTGGCAGGACTGGTGCTCTTGTACCAACACCGAGGCAAGGCCCTAGAGGAGCCGGCCAATGATATCAA GGAGGACGCCATCGCTCCCCGGACGCTGCCCTGGCCCAAGGGCTCAGACACAATTTCCAAGAATGGGACCCTTTCCTCCGTTACCTCGGCGCGAGCCCTCCGGCCACCCCAGGGCCCTTCCAGGCTTGGTGCATTGACCCCCACACCCAGCCTCTCCAGTCAGGTCCTGCCCTCGCCAAGGCTGCCCAGGACAGAGGGGGCCCACCCTCAGCCAATATCTCCCGGCCCTGGGGGGGTCTCTTCCTCTGCTCTGAGCCGCATGGGTGCTGTCCCCGTGATGGTTCCTGCCCAGAGTCAGGCTGGGTCTCTGGTGTGA